One Oryza sativa Japonica Group chromosome 8, ASM3414082v1 DNA window includes the following coding sequences:
- the LOC4346254 gene encoding NEP1-interacting protein-like 1, whose translation MEAVAVHASFSSYSPPVVAGGRDDAGSSSSSRSMSRLPARVAGAVARGIVTFVFATVGTILGAITGGLIGLATESGMVRGTGIGAISGAVVAMEVVDSSVAMWCSHDSGIWSVLYVLDVIWSLLTGRLVREKVDPAVQNAVDSQMNAADAPFRESAPTLAEMFDTGIPGVAAAATGMPADAIAALPVTTFAAAAGGDDRAGCSVCLQDLEDGERARRLPECGHTFHLRCIDSWLLRHASCPLCRRTVVAAAVAVDDVVVG comes from the exons ATGGAGGCCGTAGCAGTGCACGCCAGCTTCTCGTCCTACTCCCctccggtggtcgccggcggccgcgacgacgccggcagcagcagcagcagcaggagcatgTCCCGCCTGCCGGctcgcgtcgccggcgccgtagcTCGCGGCATCGTCACCTTCGTCTTCGCCACAG TGGGCACGATCCTGGGGGCGATCACCGGCGGGCTGATCGGGCTGGCGACGGAGAGCGGCATGGTGCGGGGCACCGGGATCGGGGCCATCTCCGGCGCGGTGGTCGCCATGGAGGTCGTCGACTCCTCCGTCGCCATGTGGTGCTCCCACGACTCCGGGATCTGGAGCGTTCTCTACGTC CTTGACGTGATCTGGAGCCTCCTGACGGGGCGGCTGGTGCGGGAGAAGGTGGATCCGGCGGTGCAGAACGCGGTGGACAGCCAGATGAACGCCGCCGACGCGCCCTTCAGGGAGAGCGCGCCGACGCTGGCGGAGATGTTCGACACCGGCAtccccggcgtcgccgccgccgccacgggcaTGCCGGCGGACGCCATCGCCGCGCTCCCGGTCACcacgttcgccgccgccgccggcggcgacgaccgcgccGGCTGCTCCGTGTGCCTCCAGGACTTGGAGGACGGCGAGCGGGCGCGGAGGCTGCCGGAGTGCGGCCACACGTTCCACCTCCGCTGCATCGACAGCTGGCTGCTCAGGCACGCGTCGTGCCCCCTGTGCCGGCGcacggtggtcgccgccgccgtcgccgtcgacgacgtcgtcgtcggctgA
- the LOC4346255 gene encoding uncharacterized protein isoform X2 has protein sequence MAGLSTGAGAPVVKLYHEKSMIMPDVSRVLACLYEKNIEFETVKDSYKDILRLQASRSVPVPFYDGPTFLQESRAICRYIAETYEQRGYPFLLGKDVLERASIEQWLRHEEHAFDPPSRALFCHLAFPVQDDDDDDINTEKRKLEEVLEVYEQRLGESEFLAGNKFTLADLVHLPNTHHLVTSEFAYLYDSRKNVQRWWDTISNRQSWKQVLKDMNRVEEEYQMELEQQEEQWQTELPQTSVGHTIRLDPRQTTSTESRTVLVPPPSAGMISTSFSSQREQPLPSETIRQDKPSPRKESNFFTTTEKTPSTPRSRAPTTQKQPSSTFFTPSTTPKIPQRTDTDISSSKDAPYQTKPSETTSKEAHDKSHLSGFFKARSHTDETATPTKHSPQEDSKTSTKIPKTRDISEAVGPNSPISTKAPHEIDERASVDPRFDKPAPYTKPTTNIPQTSSGRPSAQRDLGTSPGTEADKTSSDLGGGVQSPYAQGRAEQVKKTSSDQRGSETAQPAQPRGIQQFTKDARQADQNRIAASPRQQPSESQEDTHNIMSEDERFSTKRLRKMMEESEKEAQEVKSQPTDFRPSKEETPSIYKNPSDVQDRTILDDRKSGRSPSAGTRAPDYPTSAAERRVASQPKEGMPYDDRGATKPQKSPSINEQEKIPVVPSQAPPASSGKASESLKEVSPDDGLAQVSTINQWRQTSAPPPTKLAAPDAPRNVGLAKTEGVDKRTQPSTTKETPRNDRNVLATGQGADRGVGNEQYDKNSIDERAPQMTPRQAAPSVTQRASASIQERISGARGASDDMFGKTSSADQSNTPAIPKQTTVQGATPDVRGTSYADREMKLPADEKATANKQKPVSSSQQTIEPIRGGTPTSYGSTDDDLAKTSRANERQTPPSKAQAPASNRQSASTALQGGTPDARGENTAVKPSVTSPTGMPTSSRRQEPTPSVTSPTGVPTSPRRQEPTPDTQRRRAADQMPSQAPLPSSFSTRNKENGISEAGQTNTVAPDGLPGPGVPKDAGPQVAGPSVVKSQKNMNEAYNDGPSTQQLPNDQYRSQPREAKEEQGADAALINEIGKAQKDDLLANPNQSSTGRVQPTSTEETSKQQLQSGLNKPISSKDGKETVSYGSSATSREMLPSIPDKSMRVQQPQGDKSSYSSISQEDNVKQGSQAALQGSGNEQPKKRDLLANADEKIRGTTGEALQKSDEGRISSNTEQMKSNRNNSKPDGSTEPTSFDGNEGNLPESQRRGSSSNP, from the exons ATGGCAGGGCTTAGCACCGGAGCAGGTGCTCCAGTTGTGAAGTTATACCATGAGAAATCCATGATCATGCCTGATGTGTCCAGAGTGCTTGCATGCCTGTATGAGAAAAACATCGAGTTTGAGACTGTCAAGGATTCTTACAAGGACATCCTCAGGCTCCAG GCATCGAGGAGTGTTCCAGTTCCATTCTACGATGGACCCACATTTCTACAAG AATCAAGAGCAATTTGCCGCTACATAGCAGAAACCTATGAACAGCGTGGGTATCCTTTCCTGCTGGGAAAGGATGTTCTGGAGAGGGCTTCCATTGAACAATGGCTCCGTCATGAGGAGCATGCGTTTGATCCTCCGAGCCGGGCATTGTTTTGCCACCTGGCCTTTCCTGTGCaggatgacgacgatgatgatatCAACACAGAGAAAAGAAAACTGGAAGAAGTCCTTGAAGTCTATGAACAAAGGCTTGGTGAGAGTGAGTTCCTTGCTGGGAACAAGTTCACCCTTGCTGACCTTGTTCACTTGCCAAACACCCACCACCTTGTGACATCTGAATTTGCCTACCTGTATGACTCAAGGAAGAATGTGCAGAGGTGGTGGGATACAATCTCCAACCGCCAATCTTGGAAGCAGGTGCTGAAGGATATGAACAGAGTGGAGGAGGAATACCAAATGGAACtagagcagcaggaggagcagtgGCAGACAGAGCTTCCCCAAACATCTGTTGGCCACACCATTCGCTTAGACCCTCGGCAGACGACTAGCACTGAGTCACGGACAGTACTAGTCCCACCTCCCAGTGCTGGTATGATCTCAACCTCATTTTCATCACAAAGAGAGCAACCTCTGCCCTCTGAAACAATCCGCCAAGATAAACCCTCACCTAGAAAAGAAAGCAACTTCTTTACTACCACAGAGAAAACTCCATCAACCCCAAGGTCTAGAGCTCCTACAACTCAGAAACAGCCTAGCAGTACCTTCTTCACCCCATCTACCACCCCCAAAATTCCTCAGAGAACAGATACTGATATATCCAGCTCCAAAGATGCCCCATACCAAACCAAACCTAGTGAAACAACAtcgaaagaagctcatgataaaTCCCATCTCTCTGGCTTTTTTAAGGCTAGGAGCCATACCGATGAAACAGCAACTCCTACAAAACATAGTCCACAAGAAGACTCGAAAACTTCTACCAAGATACCCAAAACACGTGATATCAGTGAGGCAGTCGGTCCTAATAGTCCAATATCAACCAAAGCTCCCCATGAAATTGATGAACGTGCCAGTGTTGATCCCCGCTTTGACAAGCCAGCTCCATATACCAAGCCTACCACAAACATACCACAAACTTCTTCTGGAAGGCCTTCTGCACAGAGAGATCTAGGCACTTCTCCTGGCACTGAGGCAGACAAAACATCTTCTGATCTGGGAGGTGGTGTTCAGTCTCCTTATGCACAGGGACGTGCTGAGCAAGTGAAGAAAACCTCATCTGATCAGAGAGGTTCTGAAACTGCACAACCAGCTCAACCCCGTGGCATCCAGCAATTCACCAAGGATGCTAGACAGGCTGATCAAAACAGGATAGCTGCATCACCACGTCAACAACCATCAG AGTCTCAAGAAGACACTCATAACATCATGAGTGAAGATGAAAGATTCTCTACCAAGAGGCTCCGGAAGATGATGGAGGAAAGTGAAAAGGAAGCACAAGAAGTTAAATCACAGCCTACAGATTTTCGACCTTCAAAGGAGGAAACACCATCTATCTATAAGAATCCCTCAGATGTGCAAGACAGAACCATTTTGGATGATAGAAAAAGTGGTAGATCTCCGTCAGCTGGCACACGAGCTCCTGACTATCCAACAAGTGCTGCTGAAAGAAGAGTTGCTTCACAACCAAAAGAAGGAATGCCATATGATGATCGTGGTGCCACTAAACCACAAAAATCACCATCCATCAATGAGCAAGAAAAAATTCCAGTAGTGCCAAGCCAAGCGCCACCAGCCAGTTCAGGGAAAGCTTCCGAATCATTAAAGGAAGTTTCCCCTGATGATGGCTTGGCTCAAGTATCCACCATCAATCAATGGAGACAAACCTCTGCACCTCCTCCAACCAAACTAGCAGCTCCTGATGCTCCTAGAAATGTTGGGTTGGCCAAAACAGAAGGTGTTGACAAGAGGACACAGCCAAGCACAACAAAGGAAACCCCAAGGAATGATAGAAATGTTTTAGCAACAGGGCAAGGAGCTGATCGTGGAGTTGGTAATGAACAATATGACAAGAATTCCATCGATGAAAGAGCACCACAAATGACACCAAGGCAAGCAGCACCTTCTGTCACTCAGCGTGCTTCAGCATCAATCCAAGAAAGAATTAGTGGTGCCCGTGGCGCTAGTGATGATATGTTTGGAAAAACATCAAGTGCTGATCAAAGCAACACTCCAGCCATACCAAAGCAAACAACAGTTCAAGGAGCAACCCCTGATGTTCGTGGTACTAGTTATGCTGACAGAGAGATGAAACTTCCTGCTGATGAAAAGGCAACAGCAAACAAGCAGAAGCCAGTTTCAAGTTCCCAACAGACAATTGAACCAATTAGAGGAGGAACTCCTACCTCATATGGCAGTACTGATGATGACTTGGCCAAGACATCAAGAGCTAATGAAAGACAAACGCCACCTTCAAAGGCGCAAGCACCAGCATCCAACAGACAGAGTGCTTCTACAGCTCTCCAAGGAGGCACACCTGATGCTCGTGGGGAAAATACAGCAGTCAAACCATCAGTCACTTCTCCAACAGGTATGCCTACTTCATCAAGAAGACAAGAACCAACTCCATCAGTCACTTCTCCAACAGGCGTGCCTACTTCACCAAGAAGACAAGAACCAACTCCTGACACTCaacgtcgtcgcgcagcag ATCAAATGCCATCCCAAGCTCCACTTCCGTCTTCCTTCAGTACAAGGAACAAGGAGAATGGTATTTCTGAAGCTGGTCAAACCAACACAGTAGCACCTGATGGGCTGCCAGGTCCGGGAGTTCCCAAAGATGCTGGACCACAGGTTGCAGGACCTTCAGTCGTGAAATCACAGAAGAACATGAATGAAGCATACAACGATGGACCATCCACACAGCAGTTGCCAAATGATCAGTATAGGTCTCAGCCAAGAGAAGCCAAGGAAGAGCAAGGAGCTGATGCAGCACTAATCAATGAAATTGGCAAGGCCCAAAAGGATGATTTGTTGGCAAATCCAAATCAAAGTAGCACTGGAAGAGTTCAACCAACATCAACTGAAGAAACATCCAAGCAGCAACTGCAATCCGGGCTGAACAAGCCTATATCATCTAAAGATGGCAAAGAAACAGTAAGCTATGGCAGCTCAGCAACGTCCAGAGAAATGCTACCTTCTATTCCTGATAAGAGCATGAGAGTGCAGCAACCGCAAGGTGACAAGTCCAGCTACTCCAGTATATCACAAGAAGACAATGTGAAGCAAGGGTCTCAAGCTGCACTGCAGGGATCTGGAAATGAGCAGCCTAAGAAAAGGGACCTCcttgcaaatgctgatgagaaAATCAGAGGAACTACAGGAGAAGCCTTACAAAAGTCTGATGAAGGGCGGATCTCCTCTAATACTGAGCAAATGAAAAGCAACAGAAATAACAGCAAACCAGATGGCTCAACTGAACCCACTTCATTTGATGGCAATGAAGGTAATCTTCCTGAGTCACAGAGGCGTGGCTCATCAAGCAACCCGTAA
- the LOC4346255 gene encoding uncharacterized protein isoform X1 produces the protein MAGLSTGAGAPVVKLYHEKSMIMPDVSRVLACLYEKNIEFETVKDSYKDILRLQASRSVPVPFYDGPTFLQESRAICRYIAETYEQRGYPFLLGKDVLERASIEQWLRHEEHAFDPPSRALFCHLAFPVQDDDDDDINTEKRKLEEVLEVYEQRLGESEFLAGNKFTLADLVHLPNTHHLVTSEFAYLYDSRKNVQRWWDTISNRQSWKQVLKDMNRVEEEYQMELEQQEEQWQTELPQTSVGHTIRLDPRQTTSTESRTVLVPPPSAGMISTSFSSQREQPLPSETIRQDKPSPRKESNFFTTTEKTPSTPRSRAPTTQKQPSSTFFTPSTTPKIPQRTDTDISSSKDAPYQTKPSETTSKEAHDKSHLSGFFKARSHTDETATPTKHSPQEDSKTSTKIPKTRDISEAVGPNSPISTKAPHEIDERASVDPRFDKPAPYTKPTTNIPQTSSGRPSAQRDLGTSPGTEADKTSSDLGGGVQSPYAQGRAEQVKKTSSDQRGSETAQPAQPRGIQQFTKDARQADQNRIAASPRQQPSGEQNVHKQFIAPPILKIPDLSTMQPESQEDTHNIMSEDERFSTKRLRKMMEESEKEAQEVKSQPTDFRPSKEETPSIYKNPSDVQDRTILDDRKSGRSPSAGTRAPDYPTSAAERRVASQPKEGMPYDDRGATKPQKSPSINEQEKIPVVPSQAPPASSGKASESLKEVSPDDGLAQVSTINQWRQTSAPPPTKLAAPDAPRNVGLAKTEGVDKRTQPSTTKETPRNDRNVLATGQGADRGVGNEQYDKNSIDERAPQMTPRQAAPSVTQRASASIQERISGARGASDDMFGKTSSADQSNTPAIPKQTTVQGATPDVRGTSYADREMKLPADEKATANKQKPVSSSQQTIEPIRGGTPTSYGSTDDDLAKTSRANERQTPPSKAQAPASNRQSASTALQGGTPDARGENTAVKPSVTSPTGMPTSSRRQEPTPSVTSPTGVPTSPRRQEPTPDTQRRRAADQMPSQAPLPSSFSTRNKENGISEAGQTNTVAPDGLPGPGVPKDAGPQVAGPSVVKSQKNMNEAYNDGPSTQQLPNDQYRSQPREAKEEQGADAALINEIGKAQKDDLLANPNQSSTGRVQPTSTEETSKQQLQSGLNKPISSKDGKETVSYGSSATSREMLPSIPDKSMRVQQPQGDKSSYSSISQEDNVKQGSQAALQGSGNEQPKKRDLLANADEKIRGTTGEALQKSDEGRISSNTEQMKSNRNNSKPDGSTEPTSFDGNEGNLPESQRRGSSSNP, from the exons ATGGCAGGGCTTAGCACCGGAGCAGGTGCTCCAGTTGTGAAGTTATACCATGAGAAATCCATGATCATGCCTGATGTGTCCAGAGTGCTTGCATGCCTGTATGAGAAAAACATCGAGTTTGAGACTGTCAAGGATTCTTACAAGGACATCCTCAGGCTCCAG GCATCGAGGAGTGTTCCAGTTCCATTCTACGATGGACCCACATTTCTACAAG AATCAAGAGCAATTTGCCGCTACATAGCAGAAACCTATGAACAGCGTGGGTATCCTTTCCTGCTGGGAAAGGATGTTCTGGAGAGGGCTTCCATTGAACAATGGCTCCGTCATGAGGAGCATGCGTTTGATCCTCCGAGCCGGGCATTGTTTTGCCACCTGGCCTTTCCTGTGCaggatgacgacgatgatgatatCAACACAGAGAAAAGAAAACTGGAAGAAGTCCTTGAAGTCTATGAACAAAGGCTTGGTGAGAGTGAGTTCCTTGCTGGGAACAAGTTCACCCTTGCTGACCTTGTTCACTTGCCAAACACCCACCACCTTGTGACATCTGAATTTGCCTACCTGTATGACTCAAGGAAGAATGTGCAGAGGTGGTGGGATACAATCTCCAACCGCCAATCTTGGAAGCAGGTGCTGAAGGATATGAACAGAGTGGAGGAGGAATACCAAATGGAACtagagcagcaggaggagcagtgGCAGACAGAGCTTCCCCAAACATCTGTTGGCCACACCATTCGCTTAGACCCTCGGCAGACGACTAGCACTGAGTCACGGACAGTACTAGTCCCACCTCCCAGTGCTGGTATGATCTCAACCTCATTTTCATCACAAAGAGAGCAACCTCTGCCCTCTGAAACAATCCGCCAAGATAAACCCTCACCTAGAAAAGAAAGCAACTTCTTTACTACCACAGAGAAAACTCCATCAACCCCAAGGTCTAGAGCTCCTACAACTCAGAAACAGCCTAGCAGTACCTTCTTCACCCCATCTACCACCCCCAAAATTCCTCAGAGAACAGATACTGATATATCCAGCTCCAAAGATGCCCCATACCAAACCAAACCTAGTGAAACAACAtcgaaagaagctcatgataaaTCCCATCTCTCTGGCTTTTTTAAGGCTAGGAGCCATACCGATGAAACAGCAACTCCTACAAAACATAGTCCACAAGAAGACTCGAAAACTTCTACCAAGATACCCAAAACACGTGATATCAGTGAGGCAGTCGGTCCTAATAGTCCAATATCAACCAAAGCTCCCCATGAAATTGATGAACGTGCCAGTGTTGATCCCCGCTTTGACAAGCCAGCTCCATATACCAAGCCTACCACAAACATACCACAAACTTCTTCTGGAAGGCCTTCTGCACAGAGAGATCTAGGCACTTCTCCTGGCACTGAGGCAGACAAAACATCTTCTGATCTGGGAGGTGGTGTTCAGTCTCCTTATGCACAGGGACGTGCTGAGCAAGTGAAGAAAACCTCATCTGATCAGAGAGGTTCTGAAACTGCACAACCAGCTCAACCCCGTGGCATCCAGCAATTCACCAAGGATGCTAGACAGGCTGATCAAAACAGGATAGCTGCATCACCACGTCAACAACCATCAGGTGAGCAAAATGTCCATAAGCAATTTATAGCACCACCAATTCTGAAAATACCTGACTTGTCAACAATGCAACCAGAGTCTCAAGAAGACACTCATAACATCATGAGTGAAGATGAAAGATTCTCTACCAAGAGGCTCCGGAAGATGATGGAGGAAAGTGAAAAGGAAGCACAAGAAGTTAAATCACAGCCTACAGATTTTCGACCTTCAAAGGAGGAAACACCATCTATCTATAAGAATCCCTCAGATGTGCAAGACAGAACCATTTTGGATGATAGAAAAAGTGGTAGATCTCCGTCAGCTGGCACACGAGCTCCTGACTATCCAACAAGTGCTGCTGAAAGAAGAGTTGCTTCACAACCAAAAGAAGGAATGCCATATGATGATCGTGGTGCCACTAAACCACAAAAATCACCATCCATCAATGAGCAAGAAAAAATTCCAGTAGTGCCAAGCCAAGCGCCACCAGCCAGTTCAGGGAAAGCTTCCGAATCATTAAAGGAAGTTTCCCCTGATGATGGCTTGGCTCAAGTATCCACCATCAATCAATGGAGACAAACCTCTGCACCTCCTCCAACCAAACTAGCAGCTCCTGATGCTCCTAGAAATGTTGGGTTGGCCAAAACAGAAGGTGTTGACAAGAGGACACAGCCAAGCACAACAAAGGAAACCCCAAGGAATGATAGAAATGTTTTAGCAACAGGGCAAGGAGCTGATCGTGGAGTTGGTAATGAACAATATGACAAGAATTCCATCGATGAAAGAGCACCACAAATGACACCAAGGCAAGCAGCACCTTCTGTCACTCAGCGTGCTTCAGCATCAATCCAAGAAAGAATTAGTGGTGCCCGTGGCGCTAGTGATGATATGTTTGGAAAAACATCAAGTGCTGATCAAAGCAACACTCCAGCCATACCAAAGCAAACAACAGTTCAAGGAGCAACCCCTGATGTTCGTGGTACTAGTTATGCTGACAGAGAGATGAAACTTCCTGCTGATGAAAAGGCAACAGCAAACAAGCAGAAGCCAGTTTCAAGTTCCCAACAGACAATTGAACCAATTAGAGGAGGAACTCCTACCTCATATGGCAGTACTGATGATGACTTGGCCAAGACATCAAGAGCTAATGAAAGACAAACGCCACCTTCAAAGGCGCAAGCACCAGCATCCAACAGACAGAGTGCTTCTACAGCTCTCCAAGGAGGCACACCTGATGCTCGTGGGGAAAATACAGCAGTCAAACCATCAGTCACTTCTCCAACAGGTATGCCTACTTCATCAAGAAGACAAGAACCAACTCCATCAGTCACTTCTCCAACAGGCGTGCCTACTTCACCAAGAAGACAAGAACCAACTCCTGACACTCaacgtcgtcgcgcagcag ATCAAATGCCATCCCAAGCTCCACTTCCGTCTTCCTTCAGTACAAGGAACAAGGAGAATGGTATTTCTGAAGCTGGTCAAACCAACACAGTAGCACCTGATGGGCTGCCAGGTCCGGGAGTTCCCAAAGATGCTGGACCACAGGTTGCAGGACCTTCAGTCGTGAAATCACAGAAGAACATGAATGAAGCATACAACGATGGACCATCCACACAGCAGTTGCCAAATGATCAGTATAGGTCTCAGCCAAGAGAAGCCAAGGAAGAGCAAGGAGCTGATGCAGCACTAATCAATGAAATTGGCAAGGCCCAAAAGGATGATTTGTTGGCAAATCCAAATCAAAGTAGCACTGGAAGAGTTCAACCAACATCAACTGAAGAAACATCCAAGCAGCAACTGCAATCCGGGCTGAACAAGCCTATATCATCTAAAGATGGCAAAGAAACAGTAAGCTATGGCAGCTCAGCAACGTCCAGAGAAATGCTACCTTCTATTCCTGATAAGAGCATGAGAGTGCAGCAACCGCAAGGTGACAAGTCCAGCTACTCCAGTATATCACAAGAAGACAATGTGAAGCAAGGGTCTCAAGCTGCACTGCAGGGATCTGGAAATGAGCAGCCTAAGAAAAGGGACCTCcttgcaaatgctgatgagaaAATCAGAGGAACTACAGGAGAAGCCTTACAAAAGTCTGATGAAGGGCGGATCTCCTCTAATACTGAGCAAATGAAAAGCAACAGAAATAACAGCAAACCAGATGGCTCAACTGAACCCACTTCATTTGATGGCAATGAAGGTAATCTTCCTGAGTCACAGAGGCGTGGCTCATCAAGCAACCCGTAA